One window of Leopardus geoffroyi isolate Oge1 chromosome B3, O.geoffroyi_Oge1_pat1.0, whole genome shotgun sequence genomic DNA carries:
- the ZNF774 gene encoding zinc finger protein 774 isoform X1, which produces MAMKQGRCLPAASGRAQSPTCVPTALSRIPVGFQKGPPRLCGPGAARRWRTLTFCSIPEPGRISRPSVISQLEQKEPWTLPLQNFEARKILRESHTDFENQVTKLSRDISEAAERCGTSSERANKDISPPPSWGGNWERDLELEGEHGTRPGEGQPEPFPQEKDLNELLDGYAGKKPMCAECGKSFNQSSYLIRHLRTHTGERPYKCIECGKGFKQSSDLVTHRRTHTGEKPYQCSGCEKKFSDSSTLIKHQRTHTGERPYECPECGKTFGRKPHLVMHQRTHTGEKPYTCLKCHKSFSRSSNFITHQRTHTGVKPYRCSDCGESFSQSSDLVKHQRTHTGERPFKCAECGKDFRDSSHFVAHMSTHSGERPFSCPHCRKSFSQSSHLVTHQRTHTGERPFQCDNCGKGFADGSALIKHQRIHTGERPYKCGECGKSFNQSSHFITHQRIHAGDRPYRCPECGKTFSQRSHFLTHQRTHTGEKPFHCSRCDKSFRQKAHLLCHQNTHLI; this is translated from the exons ATGGCAATGAAACAGGGGCGGTGTCTTCCGGCTGCGAGCGGTCGAGCGCAGAGTCCCACCTGTGTCCCCACAGCCCTGTCACGAATCCCGGTCGGGTTCCAGAAGGGACCGCCTCGGCTTTGTGGGCCGGGAGCGGCTCGGCGGTGGAGGACTCTCACTTTCTGCTCCATCCCGGAGCCGGGCCG GATTTCCAGACCAAGTGTGATTTCCCAGCTGGAGCAGAAAGAACCGTGGACGCTACCGCTCCAAAATTTCGAGGCAAGAAAGATCCTACGGGAAAGTCACACAG ACTTTGAGAATCAGGTGACCAAACTCAGTCGGGACATTTCAGAAGCAGCAGAACGGTGTGGAACATCCTCAGAAAGGGCCAATAAGGATATTTCTCCTCCTCCTAGCTGGGGAGGAAACTGGGAGAGGGACCTTGAGTTAGAAGGGGAACACGGGACCCGCCCGGGAGAGGGCCAGCCAGAGCCCTTTCCGCAAGAGAAGGATTTAAACGAGCTCCTGGATGGATACGCAGGAAAGAAGCCCATGTGTGCAGAGTGCGGGAAAAGCTTTAACCAGAGCTCCTATCTCATAAGACACCTACGAACCCACACTGGCGAGAGGCCTTATAAGTGCATCGAATGTGGGAAAGGCTTCAAGCAGAGTTCAGACCTTGTCACCCATCGCAGAACGCACACGGGAGAGAAACCCTACCAATGCAGCGGCTGTGAGAAAAAATTCAGCGACAGCTCTACACTCATCAAACATCAGAGAACCCACACAGGCGAGAGACCCTACGAGTGCCCCGAGTGTGGGAAGACCTTTGGGCGGAAGCCACACCTCGTCATGCACCAAAGAACCCACACGGGAGAGAAGCCCTACACATGTCTCAAATGCCATAAAAGCTTTAGCCGAAGCTCAAACTTCATCACCCATCAGAGGACCCACACGGGCGTGAAGCCTTACAGGTGCAGCGACTGTGGGGAGAGTTTTAGCCAGAGCTCAGACCTGGTGAAGCACCAGCGAACCCACACGGGAGAGCGGCCCTTCAAATGCGCAGAGTGCGGAAAGGACTTCCGAGATAGTTCTCACTTTGTAGCGCACATGAGTACCCACTCGGGGGAAAGGCCTTTCAGCTGTCCTCACTGCCGCAAAAGCTTCAGTCAGAGCTCACACCTGGTCACGCACCAGAGGACACACACAGGTGAGAGGCCGTTCCAGTGTGACAACTGCGGGAAGGGATTCGCCGACGGCTCTGCCCTCATAAAGCACCAAAGGATCCACACGGGGGAAAGACCCTATAAATGTGGCGAGTGTGGGAAGAGCTTCAACCAGAGCTCCCACTTCATTACCCATCAACGAATCCACGCAGGAGACAGGCCCTATCGCTGTCCCGAGTGCGGCAAAACCTTCAGTCAGCGTTCCCATTTCCTCACACACCAGAGAACCCACACAGGGGAAAAACCTTTCCACTGCAGTAGGTGTGACAAGAGCTTCCGCCAAAAAGCACATCTCTTATGCCATCAAAACACCCATTTGATCTAG
- the ZNF774 gene encoding zinc finger protein 774 isoform X2, with protein sequence MMWLGTSGKNGLPGPCLENALQGYHPAQLQEWALPGISRPSVISQLEQKEPWTLPLQNFEARKILRESHTDFENQVTKLSRDISEAAERCGTSSERANKDISPPPSWGGNWERDLELEGEHGTRPGEGQPEPFPQEKDLNELLDGYAGKKPMCAECGKSFNQSSYLIRHLRTHTGERPYKCIECGKGFKQSSDLVTHRRTHTGEKPYQCSGCEKKFSDSSTLIKHQRTHTGERPYECPECGKTFGRKPHLVMHQRTHTGEKPYTCLKCHKSFSRSSNFITHQRTHTGVKPYRCSDCGESFSQSSDLVKHQRTHTGERPFKCAECGKDFRDSSHFVAHMSTHSGERPFSCPHCRKSFSQSSHLVTHQRTHTGERPFQCDNCGKGFADGSALIKHQRIHTGERPYKCGECGKSFNQSSHFITHQRIHAGDRPYRCPECGKTFSQRSHFLTHQRTHTGEKPFHCSRCDKSFRQKAHLLCHQNTHLI encoded by the exons ATGATGTGGCTGGGGACTTCAGGGAAGAATGGGTTACCTGGACCCTGCTTAGAGAATGCTCTTCAGGGATACCACCCAGCACAGTTACAAGAATGGGCTCTCCCAGG GATTTCCAGACCAAGTGTGATTTCCCAGCTGGAGCAGAAAGAACCGTGGACGCTACCGCTCCAAAATTTCGAGGCAAGAAAGATCCTACGGGAAAGTCACACAG ACTTTGAGAATCAGGTGACCAAACTCAGTCGGGACATTTCAGAAGCAGCAGAACGGTGTGGAACATCCTCAGAAAGGGCCAATAAGGATATTTCTCCTCCTCCTAGCTGGGGAGGAAACTGGGAGAGGGACCTTGAGTTAGAAGGGGAACACGGGACCCGCCCGGGAGAGGGCCAGCCAGAGCCCTTTCCGCAAGAGAAGGATTTAAACGAGCTCCTGGATGGATACGCAGGAAAGAAGCCCATGTGTGCAGAGTGCGGGAAAAGCTTTAACCAGAGCTCCTATCTCATAAGACACCTACGAACCCACACTGGCGAGAGGCCTTATAAGTGCATCGAATGTGGGAAAGGCTTCAAGCAGAGTTCAGACCTTGTCACCCATCGCAGAACGCACACGGGAGAGAAACCCTACCAATGCAGCGGCTGTGAGAAAAAATTCAGCGACAGCTCTACACTCATCAAACATCAGAGAACCCACACAGGCGAGAGACCCTACGAGTGCCCCGAGTGTGGGAAGACCTTTGGGCGGAAGCCACACCTCGTCATGCACCAAAGAACCCACACGGGAGAGAAGCCCTACACATGTCTCAAATGCCATAAAAGCTTTAGCCGAAGCTCAAACTTCATCACCCATCAGAGGACCCACACGGGCGTGAAGCCTTACAGGTGCAGCGACTGTGGGGAGAGTTTTAGCCAGAGCTCAGACCTGGTGAAGCACCAGCGAACCCACACGGGAGAGCGGCCCTTCAAATGCGCAGAGTGCGGAAAGGACTTCCGAGATAGTTCTCACTTTGTAGCGCACATGAGTACCCACTCGGGGGAAAGGCCTTTCAGCTGTCCTCACTGCCGCAAAAGCTTCAGTCAGAGCTCACACCTGGTCACGCACCAGAGGACACACACAGGTGAGAGGCCGTTCCAGTGTGACAACTGCGGGAAGGGATTCGCCGACGGCTCTGCCCTCATAAAGCACCAAAGGATCCACACGGGGGAAAGACCCTATAAATGTGGCGAGTGTGGGAAGAGCTTCAACCAGAGCTCCCACTTCATTACCCATCAACGAATCCACGCAGGAGACAGGCCCTATCGCTGTCCCGAGTGCGGCAAAACCTTCAGTCAGCGTTCCCATTTCCTCACACACCAGAGAACCCACACAGGGGAAAAACCTTTCCACTGCAGTAGGTGTGACAAGAGCTTCCGCCAAAAAGCACATCTCTTATGCCATCAAAACACCCATTTGATCTAG